A window from Neobacillus sp. PS3-40 encodes these proteins:
- the prmA gene encoding 50S ribosomal protein L11 methyltransferase: MKWSEISIHTTNEAIEPISHILHEAGASGVVIEDPFELSKEREDQFGEIYQLNPDDYPEEGVIVKAYLHVNSFLGETIEAIKESINNLILYNIDIGKNKVTISEVNEEEWATAWKKYYFPVKISERFTIVPTWEDYTPVSSDELIIELDPGMAFGTGTHPTTVMCIQALERTVKSGDKVIDVGTGSGVLSIAAAMLGADHITAYDLDEVAVTTAKANIELNKVSESVDITQNNLLDGVAKNSADVVVANILAEVILRFTDDVASVVKPDGYFIASGIIQQKKEQVRDALVNVGFEIVETILMEDWVAIIAKRK; encoded by the coding sequence ATGAAATGGTCTGAAATCAGCATTCATACAACAAACGAGGCGATTGAACCAATTTCTCATATACTACATGAGGCTGGAGCGAGTGGTGTAGTCATTGAAGATCCGTTTGAGCTAAGTAAAGAAAGAGAAGATCAATTTGGGGAAATCTACCAACTGAATCCTGATGATTACCCTGAAGAGGGTGTCATTGTGAAAGCATACCTACATGTAAATAGTTTTTTGGGTGAAACGATTGAAGCCATTAAAGAATCAATTAATAATTTGATTCTTTATAATATTGATATTGGAAAGAACAAAGTAACGATTAGTGAAGTAAATGAAGAAGAATGGGCTACTGCATGGAAGAAATACTATTTTCCTGTGAAAATCTCTGAGAGATTCACAATTGTACCAACTTGGGAAGATTACACGCCAGTTAGTAGTGATGAATTAATTATTGAATTGGATCCTGGAATGGCATTTGGTACCGGAACCCACCCAACAACAGTGATGTGTATACAGGCACTTGAAAGAACCGTAAAAAGTGGGGACAAGGTTATTGATGTTGGAACTGGTTCAGGAGTATTAAGTATTGCTGCAGCTATGCTTGGAGCAGATCATATTACGGCGTATGACCTTGATGAAGTTGCTGTTACAACTGCAAAAGCGAATATCGAGTTGAACAAAGTGAGTGAGTCTGTTGACATTACACAAAATAATTTGCTGGATGGCGTTGCCAAAAACTCAGCAGATGTTGTAGTGGCCAATATACTTGCCGAAGTTATTCTAAGATTTACGGATGATGTGGCTAGTGTTGTTAAACCAGATGGATATTTCATTGCTTCTGGAATTATTCAACAGAAAAAAGAACAGGTTAGAGATGCATTAGTTAACGTTGGCTTTGAAATTGTAGAAACCATTCTAATGGAAGATTGGGTTGCGATTATCGCTAAGAGAAAATAA
- a CDS encoding 16S rRNA (uracil(1498)-N(3))-methyltransferase translates to MQRYFVKKSTNDHQFIIDGEDHHHIIKVMRMQLGECIICVDPEGKIAECKIAEITANQVVADVVQWKEENSELPIFITIASGLPKGDKLDLIVQKGTELGAYEFIPFVAARSIVKWDEKKATKKVERWQKIAKEAAEQSHRAIMPDVVSPVSFKTLLQKSKQYDFKLVAFEDESRNGETSTFASTLKKMQKGESLLLLFGPEGGLSQGEIQLLKENDFAVCGLGPRILRTETAPLYALAAASYHFELMG, encoded by the coding sequence TTGCAACGCTACTTTGTTAAGAAATCTACAAATGATCATCAATTTATAATTGACGGTGAAGATCACCATCATATTATAAAAGTAATGCGTATGCAGCTTGGTGAGTGCATCATTTGTGTTGATCCTGAAGGAAAAATAGCTGAATGCAAAATAGCAGAAATAACCGCTAATCAAGTAGTGGCAGATGTTGTACAATGGAAAGAAGAGAATTCAGAACTGCCTATCTTTATTACGATTGCAAGTGGACTTCCCAAAGGGGATAAGCTAGATTTGATCGTTCAAAAGGGAACAGAACTAGGTGCATATGAATTTATCCCATTTGTAGCAGCCCGTTCGATTGTAAAATGGGATGAAAAAAAAGCAACTAAAAAGGTGGAAAGATGGCAAAAGATTGCGAAAGAGGCTGCGGAGCAGTCCCATCGTGCAATAATGCCGGATGTTGTAAGCCCTGTTAGTTTTAAAACTTTACTACAGAAAAGCAAACAATATGATTTTAAATTAGTAGCCTTTGAAGATGAGAGTAGAAATGGGGAAACCTCGACGTTCGCATCAACTCTCAAAAAAATGCAAAAGGGTGAGTCACTCCTTTTGCTTTTTGGTCCTGAGGGTGGTCTGTCACAGGGAGAGATTCAGCTTTTAAAGGAAAATGACTTTGCAGTTTGCGGATTAGGCCCGCGAATTTTAAGAACGGAAACCGCGCCATTATATGCACTTGCTGCGGCTTCCTATCATTTTGAATTAATGGGGTGA
- the dnaJ gene encoding molecular chaperone DnaJ: MTQRDYYEVLGVSKSASKDEIKKAYRKLSKTYHPDINKEPDANEKFKEVKEAYETLSDDQKRAHFDQFGHTDPNQGFGGFGGGGGGGFGGFEDIFNTFFGGGGTRRHDPNSPRQGADLQYTMTLSFEEAAFGKETDVEIPREETCDTCFGSGAKPGTSPETCQHCHGTGQLNVEQNTPFGKIVNRRVCHYCNGTGKEIKQKCSTCGGKGKVKKRQKIHVKIPAGIDDGQQLRMAGQGEAGTNGGPAGDLYVVFQVRTHEFFERDGDDIYCEMPITFVQATLGAEIEVPTLHGKIKLKIPAGTQTGTKFRLKGKGVPNVRGYGVGDQHILVRILTPTKLSDKQKQLLRDFAEISGSSPIGDHEKSFFSKVKRAFKGE, from the coding sequence ATGACTCAAAGGGATTACTATGAAGTGCTTGGTGTAAGTAAAAGTGCTTCAAAAGACGAAATAAAAAAAGCATATCGAAAGCTATCAAAAACATACCATCCGGATATTAATAAAGAACCGGATGCAAATGAAAAGTTTAAAGAAGTAAAAGAAGCATATGAAACCTTAAGTGATGATCAAAAACGTGCTCATTTCGACCAATTTGGACATACTGACCCTAACCAAGGCTTTGGAGGTTTTGGTGGCGGCGGCGGTGGAGGTTTTGGTGGTTTTGAGGATATTTTTAATACATTCTTTGGTGGCGGTGGCACGAGAAGACATGATCCAAATTCACCAAGACAAGGTGCCGACCTTCAGTATACGATGACCTTATCTTTTGAGGAAGCTGCATTTGGTAAGGAAACAGATGTAGAAATTCCGCGTGAAGAAACATGTGATACATGTTTTGGTTCGGGAGCCAAGCCAGGTACAAGTCCAGAAACATGTCAGCATTGTCATGGAACAGGACAACTCAACGTTGAACAAAATACGCCATTTGGCAAAATAGTTAATCGAAGAGTTTGCCACTATTGTAATGGGACTGGAAAAGAAATTAAACAGAAATGCTCCACATGCGGTGGCAAAGGAAAAGTTAAAAAACGCCAGAAAATCCACGTGAAAATTCCTGCTGGAATTGATGATGGTCAGCAGCTTAGAATGGCTGGTCAAGGTGAAGCAGGAACAAATGGTGGTCCAGCAGGCGACTTATATGTTGTTTTCCAAGTACGAACTCATGAATTCTTTGAAAGAGACGGCGATGATATTTATTGTGAAATGCCGATTACTTTTGTTCAAGCAACGCTCGGAGCTGAGATTGAAGTCCCTACTTTACACGGTAAAATAAAGTTGAAAATTCCTGCAGGAACACAAACAGGAACAAAATTCCGTCTAAAGGGAAAAGGGGTTCCGAACGTCCGTGGATATGGTGTAGGTGATCAGCATATTCTGGTCCGTATTCTTACACCAACAAAGTTATCTGATAAGCAAAAACAACTTCTTCGTGATTTTGCGGAAATTAGTGGTTCTTCACCAATTGGCGATCATGAAAAAAGCTTCTTTTCGAAAGTAAAAAGAGCCTTTAAGGGCGAGTAA
- the mtaB gene encoding tRNA (N(6)-L-threonylcarbamoyladenosine(37)-C(2))-methylthiotransferase MtaB, translating into MPTVAFHTLGCKVNHYETEAIWQLFKQEGYDRVDFESTSDVYIINTCTVTNTGDKKSRQVIRRAVRKNPDAVICVTGCYAQTSPAEVMAIPGVDIVVGTQDRIKMLDYIEQYKQERQPINGVRNIMKNRVYEELDVPSFTDRTRASLKIQEGCNNFCTFCIIPWARGLMRSRDPKEVIHQAQQLVDAGYKEIVLTGIHTGGYGEDMKDYNLAMLLRDIEAGVNGLKRLRISSIEASQITDEVIEVIKHSNIIVRHLHIPIQSGSNSVLKRMRRKYTMEFFSERLDRLKEVLPGLAVTSDVIVGFPGETEEEFMETYHFIKKHKFSELHVFPYSKRTGTPAARMEDQIDEEVKEERVHRLISLSDQLAKEYASMFEGEVLEVIPENRYNDGQDEGLYEGYTDNYLRVVLQANKDVIGKIVKVKVTKAGYPFNEGQFIQILEDGLKTEEAAI; encoded by the coding sequence ATGCCAACAGTAGCGTTTCATACTCTTGGATGTAAAGTAAATCATTATGAAACTGAAGCAATCTGGCAGTTATTCAAACAAGAAGGATATGACCGGGTTGATTTTGAATCGACATCAGATGTTTATATAATCAACACATGTACAGTGACAAATACCGGGGATAAAAAGAGCCGTCAAGTTATTAGGCGCGCAGTCCGGAAAAATCCTGATGCTGTCATTTGTGTAACAGGTTGTTATGCCCAGACATCACCTGCAGAAGTAATGGCTATTCCTGGTGTTGACATTGTAGTCGGTACGCAAGATCGAATCAAAATGTTAGATTACATTGAACAATACAAACAAGAACGGCAGCCAATAAACGGTGTTCGCAATATCATGAAAAACCGTGTCTATGAAGAGCTTGACGTTCCTTCCTTTACGGATCGAACCCGCGCCTCACTTAAGATTCAAGAGGGATGCAATAACTTTTGTACATTCTGCATTATCCCGTGGGCTCGTGGTTTAATGCGTTCACGCGATCCCAAAGAAGTGATTCATCAAGCACAACAATTGGTAGATGCAGGCTACAAAGAAATTGTCCTAACTGGAATTCATACGGGTGGATATGGCGAAGACATGAAGGATTACAATCTAGCTATGCTATTACGTGATATAGAAGCAGGGGTAAATGGGCTAAAACGCTTACGTATCTCATCTATTGAAGCAAGCCAAATTACAGATGAAGTGATTGAAGTTATAAAACATTCAAATATTATCGTTCGACATTTGCATATTCCAATTCAATCTGGTTCTAATTCTGTATTAAAAAGGATGCGCCGTAAGTACACAATGGAATTCTTTAGCGAAAGACTAGATCGTTTGAAAGAAGTGCTACCAGGTCTTGCTGTTACATCCGATGTAATTGTTGGATTCCCTGGGGAAACTGAAGAAGAGTTTATGGAAACCTATCATTTCATAAAAAAACATAAATTTTCCGAGTTACATGTTTTCCCATATTCTAAGCGAACAGGAACACCTGCAGCTAGGATGGAAGACCAAATTGATGAAGAAGTAAAGGAAGAACGTGTTCATCGCCTTATTTCTTTATCAGATCAACTTGCTAAGGAATATGCTTCCATGTTTGAAGGAGAAGTTTTGGAAGTTATCCCTGAGAATCGTTACAATGACGGCCAGGATGAAGGATTATACGAAGGATATACCGATAATTATTTAAGGGTAGTTCTTCAAGCTAATAAAGATGTGATCGGAAAAATTGTAAAAGTAAAAGTAACAAAAGCCGGTTACCCATTCAATGAAGGCCAATTTATCCAAATTCTTGAGGATGGATTAAAAACTGAAGAAGCAGCAATATAG